The proteins below are encoded in one region of Silene latifolia isolate original U9 population chromosome 2, ASM4854445v1, whole genome shotgun sequence:
- the LOC141643067 gene encoding UDP-glycosyltransferase 76B1-like — protein MLHLANLLCYKGFSITVIQSTYNPINPANFPNLTFHSLDDGLCEGYSKCPPPDSFKVIADMNSACKEPFRDCISLILNDATDATDQDPVTCLIADPMFTFAGVVADSFNLPRIALRTGSLSTYAVYNSFSSLLEKGYFPLNETKLDNPVLEFPPLKVKDLPPETLHHLLTNLLNEITTSQGVICNTFEELEDVSIARLQQNVPFPIFPIGPIHKYLPASQVSIWTEDKTSIAWLDTKAPKSVLYVSFGSVAAISEADFLEVAWGLADSEQPFLWVVRTGLIQGSDNSYALPEGYEDIVSKRGHIVSWAPQAEVLSHSGWNSTMESISEGVPMLCLPFFGDQPMNARYVSEEWKIGLQLEKGVKREDMTKAIRKLMVEEDGEEMRNRVTALKEKADICLTEGHSSYKYSI, from the exons ATGTTACATCTCGCAAATCTCCTCTGCTACAAAGGCTTCTCCATTACTGTTATCCAATCCACTTATAATCCTATAAACCCAGCCAATTTCCCAAACTTGACCTTCCATTCTTTGGATGACGGTTTGTGCGAGGGGTATTCCAAGTGCCCGCCTCCCGATTCTTTCAAAGTCATTGCAGATATGAACTCTGCATGCAAAGAACCCTTCAGGGATTGCATCTCTCTGATTCTGAATGATGCTACTGATGCCACAGATCAGGACCCTGTTACCTGCCTCATCGCTGATCCTATGTTTACGTTTGCAGGCGTTGTTGCAGATAGTTTTAATCTGCCTAGGATTGCGCTCAGGACTGGTAGCTTGTCGACCTATGCTGTTTACAACTCATTTTCATCCCTGCTTGAAAAAGGCTATTTCCCTCTTAATG AAACCAAGTTAGACAACCCAGTACTGGAATTTCCACCTCTGAAAGTCAAAGACCTTCCTCCAGAGACACTGCATCATCTACTAACTAATTTGTTAAATGAGATCACCACTTCCCAAGGAGTGATCTGCAACACCTTTGAGGAACTTGAAGATGTCTCAATAGCTAGACTTCAACAAAACGTTCCATTCCCTATATTTCCTATCGGTCCAATTCACAAATATTTACCAGCTTCCCAAGTGAGCATATGGACAGAAGACAAAACATCCATTGCCTGGTTAGACACCAAAGCACCAAAGTCGGTACTCTACGTTAGCTTTGGGAGTGTCGCAGCCATAAGCGAGGCTGACTTTTTGGAGGTAGCCTGGGGACTGGCCGACAGTGAGCAGCCTTTCCTATGGGTGGTTCGGACTGGTTTGATTCAAGGGTCGGATAATAGTTATGCATTGCCCGAGGGATACGAGGACATTGTGAGCAAAAGAGGACACATTGTGAGTTGGGCGCCACAAGCAGAGGTTCTGTCCCACAGTGGATGGAACTCAACCATGGAAAGCATTTCTGAAGGGGTTCCAATGCTTTGCCTACCGTTTTTTGGCGACCAGCCGATGAATGCAAGGTATGTGAGTGAGGAATGGAAGATTGGTTTGCAGTTGGAGAAGGGCGTTAAAAGAGAAGATATGACAAAGGCAATAAGGAAACTGATGGTTGAAGAAGACGGAGAGGAAATGAGGAATAGAGTCACAGCTCTGAAAGAGAAGGCAGATATTTGTCTTACAGAAGGACACTCTTCTTACAAATACTCTATTTAG